A portion of the Suricata suricatta isolate VVHF042 chromosome 11, meerkat_22Aug2017_6uvM2_HiC, whole genome shotgun sequence genome contains these proteins:
- the LOC115271608 gene encoding olfactory receptor 8K3-like, translated as MNKPNQTVLTEFILMGITDWPELQGPFFGLFLIIYAISVVGNLGMIILTMVDSRLQTPMYFFLRHLAFIDLGYSTAVGLKMLVNFITNKNSIPYNWCATQLAFFILFIISELFILSAMAYDRYVAICHPLLYPVVMSQKVCWVLVAVPYVYSAFLSLITTIKIFMSSFCDHNVIRHFYCDSLPLLTLLCSSTRDVELIIMIFSAFNLGSSLLIVLVSYTLILRAILRMSSAEGRHKAFSTCGSHLTVVVVLYATLFFMYVQPKSSHSFDTDKIASAFYTLIIPMLNPMIYSLRNQDVKGALCRRWKNLHKLHM; from the coding sequence ATGAACAAACCAAATCAAACAGTGCTAACAGAATTCATCCTAATGGGAATCACAGACTGGCCTGAGCTGCAGGGTCCCTTCTTTGGGCTCTTCCTCATCATCTATGCGATCTCAGTGGTGGGCAACCTGGGCATGATCATCCTCACCATGgtggactccaggctccaaacacccatgtacttcttcctcagacACCTGGCTTTCATTGATCTGGGTTATTCAACAGCTGTGGGACTCAAAATGCTAGTCAATTTCATTACTAATAAAAACTCAATTCCCTATAACTGGTGTGCTACGCAGCTAGCTTTCTTCATCTTGTTCATCATCAGCGAGCTTTTCATTCTGTCAGCAATGGcatatgaccgctatgtggccatctgtcaccctcTACTGTACCCAGTTGTTATGTCACAAAAGGTGTGCTGGGTGCTGGTAGCTGTCCCCTATGTCTACAGTGCCTTTCTTTCACTGATAACCACCATAAAGATTTTTATGTCATCCTTCTGTGACCATAATGTCATTAGACATTTTTACTGCGACAGTCTTCCCTTGTTAACTTTGCTGTGCTCAAGCACACGTGATGTTGAGTTGATAATAATGATCTTTTCAGCCTTTAATTTGGGCTCCTCTCTTTTGATAGTGCTTGTCTCCTACACCCTGATCCTTAGGGCCATCCTCAGGATGAGCTCTGCAGAGGGCAGGCacaaagccttctccacctgtggATCCCACCTGACAGTGGTCGTTGTATTATATGCGACTCTTTTCTTCATGTATGTGCAGCCTAAGTCCAGTCACTCCTTTGATACTGATAAAATTGCCTCTGCTTTTTACACGTTAATAATACCTATGCTGAATCCCATGATCTACAGCTTAAGGAACCAGGATGTAAAAGGTGCCTTGTGTAGGAGATGGAAAAATCTGCACAAACTGCATATGTAG
- the LOC115272007 gene encoding olfactory receptor 8J3-like, producing the protein MCFFLRHLAIINLGDSTAIAPKMLGKFLVSKKTVSYYECAAQLGRFLVFIVAEIFMLPAMAYDGYMAICNPLLYMVVVSPQICLLLVSLTYLYSLTTALTVTSCVFSVSYCSSNVINHFYCDTVSFLALSCSDTYMPETVVFTSAAINLFFSMVIVLISYFNIVFSILRIRSSEVRRKAFSTCASHVMAVTVFYGTLLFMDLQPKTNHSLDTDKMASVFYTLVIPMLNPLIYSLRNKDVMDTLKRFSNKPCQSFKFM; encoded by the coding sequence ATGTGCTTCTTCCTCAGGCACTTGGCTATCATCAATCTTGGAGATTCTACTGCCATTGCCCCTAAAATGCTGGGTAAATTTTTGGTTTCAAAAAAGACCGTATCTTACTATGAATGTGCAGCCCAACTGGGTAGATTCTTAGTCTTCATTGTGGCTGAGATTTTCATGTTGCCTGCAATGGCCTATGATGGCTACATGGCTATTTGCAACCCCCTGCTCTACATGGTGGTGGTGTCTCCACAGATCTGCCTTCTGCTGGTATCCCTCACATACCTCTACAGTCTGACCACAGCACTGACCGTCACCTCCTGTGTGTTCTCTGTGTCATACTGCTCTTCAAATGTAATCAACCATTTTTACTGTGATACTGTATCTTTTCTGGCATTGTCCTGTTCTGATACCTACATGCCAGAAACAGTAGTGTTTACCTCTGCAGCgatcaatttgtttttctctatggtTATTGTTCTAATATCctattttaacattgttttttccattttgaggATACGTTCTTCAGAGGTCCGACGAAAAGCCTTTTCCACCTGTGCCTCTCACGTGATGGCTGTCACTGTGTTCTATGGGACCCTTCTCTTCATGGATTTGCAACCAAAGACCAACCACTCATTGGATACTGATAAAATGGCCTCTGTCTTCTACACCCTGGTGATACCAATGCTGAATCCCCTCATTTACAGCCTAAGGAACAAGGATGTGATGGACACATTGAAGAGATTCTCAAATAAACCATGCCAGTCTTTCAAATTCATGTAA